ATTGAACTTTTATCAGAAGACGAAGAACATGCTCATGAGGGTGAAGAAGCACATGATCATGGAGATGAAGCAGAGCATAATCATGAAAGTGAAGCAGGACACGAAGAAGAAGGACATCACCATGATAAAGATCCCCACGTATGGCTTGATCCTGTCTTATCAATCCAAATAGCGGAAAACATTAAGAATTCATTGACAAAAATGGATCCAGATCATGAAAAAACGTATACAGAAAACTTCAATTCGTTGAAAAAAGAGCTTGAACAGCTCGATACCGAATTTAAAGAAACTGTGAAAAAAGCTGATAAAAAAGAAATTTTAGTTTCTCATGCTGCTTACGGATATTGGCATGAGCGATATGGCATAGAGCAAATCAGTGTATTAGGCCTTTCACCAACCCAGGAGCCTTCACAGAAGGAGCTTCAAACACTTGTTGAAACAGCAAAGGAACACGATATTAAATATGTCATTTTCGAAAGCAATGTCACAAGCAAAATTTCGACTATCGTCAAAAATGAAATTGGGGCTGACAGTCTTACGCTTCATAATCTAGAATCCATATCAGAAGAAGATGAGAAAAACGGCGAAGATTATTTCAGCCTGATGCAAAAAAACCTTGATACGCTGAAAAAAGCACTTTCGAACTAAGTAGAAATGAGTCAGTCTATGGACTGGCTCATTTTTTTATAGGCAACCATGTTGAGCATTGAAAAAGCCTTCAGAATTCTTATGAAGGTTTTTCTCTGGCTCTTTTCCCTCTTTTTGTCCTTCAGAACCCCGATGATGGACTTTTCTCTGGGTCTTTCCCTCCTTTTTGTCCTTCAGAACCCCGTTGATGGACTTTTTCTCTGGATCTTTTCCCTCTTTTTGTCCTTCAGAACCCTGATGATGGACTTTTCTCTGGATCTTACCCTTCTTTTTGTCCTTCAGAACCCCGTTGATGGACTTTTCTCTGGCTCTTTTCCTTCTTTTAATCTTAGAGAACACATATGGGGCTTTGAATCATGCCCTTCTCCCAATAATTAAACGAACTTTCTCAAACGAACAAATATCACAGTTCCAGATTTCATAATTTCCTTGTAACAAAAACAAAACCAAGCCTTCATAAGGGCTTGGTTTTTTACATGTTATAACGTTTCTTAAATTGCTCGACCCTTCCGCCTTTTTCATTGAATTTTTGGCGGCCGGTATAAAATGGGTGAGTATCTGAGCTAACCTCTACTTTTATCACAGGATATAATTTCCCATCTTCCCATTCCATCGTTTCACTTGAAGTTTTCGTTGAATGGGTCAAAAATTTATATCCGCTGTTTACATCATAGAATATGACTTCATGATTTTGCGGATGGATGTTTTGTTTCAAAATAAAGCACCCTTTCTAAATCGTAATCATTACGTTATATATTTTATTACTTTTAGCTTTTTTTGTCAAATGAATGGAATATTCCGCTATTTGCTGCAAACACTAACAATATTAAAAGGTGGGGTGGGAACGATGTGGATGATTTAATTTTGGCAAGAAGCTTATTCGGAACAACTATGGGCTTTCATATAATATTTGCTTCTCTTGGAGTCGGGCTCCCTTTAATGATTTTAACAGCCGAGCTTCTATATCAAAAAACAAAGGATCAGCATTATGCGATTATGGCAAAACGATGGACGAAAGGCCAGGCCGTTTTGCTGGGAGTAGCGATTCCGACCGGGACGATTGCCGGTACACAGCTTGCTTTGCTTTGGCCTGGATTTATGGAGGTCATAGGTAAGGTTATGTCTCTTCCTTTTCAAATTGAAATTTATGCATTTTTTGTTGAAGCCTTGTTTATGTCGATCTATGTGTATGCGGCTGACAGGCTGACGCCGTTTATGAGAATCATCGCCGTTACGTTTGTTTTGATTGGGGCCGCCGCATCAGCCGTACTAATTACGAATGTCCATGCCTTCCAAGGGACACCTACGGGATTCCGGCTGGATAACGGGGAAGTCGTGGACGTGAATCCATGGGCTGCTTTTTTTAATCCCAGCTTTTTTACCACCGCGGGACACGTTGTTGTTTCAGCTTTTATGACTGGCGCTTTCGTAATTGCTTCAATATCTGCCTTTAAAATGCTGAAGAGCAAATATAATGAGAGCGTGTATCGATTTCATAGAAAGGCTTTGCTTATGAGCTTAATCGTAGGT
This window of the Bacillus gobiensis genome carries:
- a CDS encoding metal ABC transporter substrate-binding protein; this encodes MKKRFGFAAALILAAALAGCSNDSGNSSKTNDDKLKVYTTIYPLEDFTKKIGGDYVDVTSIYPPNADAHTYEPSSKTLVEMAEGDAFIYSGVGEEGFADKAAESLKSNDVNIVKAGEGIELLSEDEEHAHEGEEAHDHGDEAEHNHESEAGHEEEGHHHDKDPHVWLDPVLSIQIAENIKNSLTKMDPDHEKTYTENFNSLKKELEQLDTEFKETVKKADKKEILVSHAAYGYWHERYGIEQISVLGLSPTQEPSQKELQTLVETAKEHDIKYVIFESNVTSKISTIVKNEIGADSLTLHNLESISEEDEKNGEDYFSLMQKNLDTLKKALSN
- a CDS encoding type B 50S ribosomal protein L31, whose translation is MKQNIHPQNHEVIFYDVNSGYKFLTHSTKTSSETMEWEDGKLYPVIKVEVSSDTHPFYTGRQKFNEKGGRVEQFKKRYNM
- a CDS encoding cytochrome ubiquinol oxidase subunit I, which gives rise to MDDLILARSLFGTTMGFHIIFASLGVGLPLMILTAELLYQKTKDQHYAIMAKRWTKGQAVLLGVAIPTGTIAGTQLALLWPGFMEVIGKVMSLPFQIEIYAFFVEALFMSIYVYAADRLTPFMRIIAVTFVLIGAAASAVLITNVHAFQGTPTGFRLDNGEVVDVNPWAAFFNPSFFTTAGHVVVSAFMTGAFVIASISAFKMLKSKYNESVYRFHRKALLMSLIVGGIFSILTALNGHESAQLLHEYQPEKLAGAEGLFETTSHAPLAIGGFTDEETEEVKWAIEIPWALSFLAADSFDTVVKGLNDFPRDEWPPLFIHTLFNSMVGIGMLLILYSIIGFTWRKILKKDRFPTWLLLVFVTAGPLSMLGIEFGWIFACTGRQPWVIYHIQKTADVVTTSGSIAALFTLFLIVYLILGAAVIFVLTYYFKRHPVEKELPSEQS